Genomic window (Mycteria americana isolate JAX WOST 10 ecotype Jacksonville Zoo and Gardens unplaced genomic scaffold, USCA_MyAme_1.0 Scaffold_270, whole genome shotgun sequence):
aaatccctgggTCCCCACCCAAATCCCTGggtccccacccacccccctgggtgccccccccacacccctccacacccccgggtgccccccggacccctgggtgctccccaaatccctgggtgccccccacacccctgggtgcccccccaaactcctgggtgcTTCCCCAAATCCCTGGGTGCTCCCCAAACCCTtgggtccccccccaaacccctgggtgccccctcacaccccccccacacccccgggtgcccccccaaacccttggGTGctccccaaactcctgggtctccccacccctgggtgctcccccacacccctgggtgcccccaaacccctgggtgctcccccaCACCCCTGGGTctccccacccctgggtgctcccaaacccccggcccccccccagacccctccccccccctcgggtccccccctccccccccccagcacccccgggtgccccggccccgccccgcgctgagGCTGGGCGTGGCCGCAGGGCTGGCGGTgctggcgggggcggggctgtACGCGGCGCAGGGGGGGCACCCGCCCGGTGGCCACTTTGGCCACTGCTTCGTCCTGGCCTGGCTCTGCGGCCCCCTGGCCCTGGCCAGCGGCGTCACCTACGGCTACCTGCGCAAGAAGGAGTgaccccgccccgccccgccctgccccgccccgccgggaccGCGCCCCAaccgccgccggggccggtgaTGTCAGCGACGGGGCCGCGTGGCCACTGACGCCGCCGGCGGCACCGATGTGGCCGGTGACATCACCAATGGCATCAGCACGGCCGTGACATCACCCACGGGGCTGTGTGGCCAGTGACATCACCAATGGCAACAATGTGGCCAGTGACATCAGCAATGGCATCAGCACGGCCGGTGACATCACCAAGGGGGCTGTGTGGCCAATGACATCAGCACGGCCAGTGACATCACCAACGGGGCTGTGTGGCCAATGACATCACCAGTGGCAACAATGTGGCCAGTGACATCAACAACAAGACCAGCGTGGCCAATGACATCACCAGTGGCATCAGCACGGCCGGTGACATCACCAACAGGGCTGTGTGGCCAGTGACATCACCAATGGCAACAATGTGGCCAGTGACATCACCAACAGGGCCGCATGGCCAATGACATCACCAACGGCACCAACGTGACCAATGACATCAACATCAAGACCCGCGCGGCCAATGACATCAGCGATAGCATCAGCACGGCCAGTGACGTCAACAACAAGACCAGCGTGGCCAATGACATCACCAGCAGCAACAACGTGGCCAATGACATCACCAAAAGGGCTCTCATGGCCAATGACATCACCAGCGGCAACAATGTGGCCAGTGACATCACTGACGGGGCCAAGTGGCCAATGACATCACCAGCGGCACCAGCAGAGCCAATGACATCACCAACAGGGCCGCGTGGCCAATGACATCACCAGCGGCACCAGCGTGGCCAATGACATCACCAACAGGGCCGCGTGGCCAATGACATCATCAACGCCATCACCGGTGGCACCAGCACGGCCGGTGACATCACCAGCGCCACCAGCGTGGTCAGTGAGATCATCAATGACATCACCCGTGCCACCAACGCAGCCAACGGCATCACCAACACGGCCGATGATGTCACCGACGGCACCAGCGTGGCCAACAGCGTCACCGATGACACCGGCGCAGCCGATGACATCACCAACGGCATCGACAAAGCCCCCGACGCCGTCGCCAGCGCCCAGCcagggccctgccctgccccgccccccccaatGACATCATCACAGCGCAGGCGTGACAGCCCAGCGGCCGTGACGTCACCGCTCGGCTGTGATGTCACCCCGGGGGCGTGACTGCAGCTTGACATCACCCCGGTGGGGCTGTGATGTCACCCTGGCCTGGCTGTGATGTCACCCCGGTGGGGCTGTGATGTCACCTTGCTCTGGTTGTGATGTCACCCTGGTGGGGCCGTGATGTCACCCTGGCCTGGTTGTGATGTCACCCCAGCAGGGCTGTGATGTCACCTTGCTCTGGTTGTGATGTCACCCCGGTGGGGCCGTGATGTCGCCCTGCCCCGGTTGTGATGTCACCCTGTGCTGCGCAGCGCCCCCCGCAGGGGATGACGTCAAGGGCCGCGCGTGACGTCATCACCTGGTCCCCACCCCCGCTTGGAGGAATAAAAGCCGGATCCTCAAGGCATTGTGGGTAACGGGGGGGTGACGTCacgggggagccccggggcatTGTGGGTAATGGAGGGGGATGAC
Coding sequences:
- the EMP3 gene encoding epithelial membrane protein 3 isoform X1 produces the protein MSFLLFAVAALHVLILVLLFVVTLDKGWWVLPDAQRLNLWYDCVFQNSTQSWLCASVAHSPAGGAPRATLRRLGRRPAAGGAGGAGGGGAVRGAGGAPARWPLWPLLRPGLALRPPGPGQRRHLRLPAQEGVTPPRPALPRPAGTAPQPPPGPVMSATGPRGH